TGGAATGCCATGCTGAACAGCGCCGACGCTTCGCTCATGCGGGCTTTGGGGACGTCCGCGAAGCCGATCGAGTTGTAGCAGGTAAATTGCATCGAGCGTGACAACCCGCCCACAAACAGCACCGCCGCAATCAGCGCAAACGGCGTCTGTGCGGTAAAAAATGCACAGGCCGCAATCGACACCACGCCGATCACCCCATTCACCAGCAGTACCTGCCGAAACCCGTACCGCTGCATGATGGCGGTGGTAAAGGGCTTCATCGCCAGGTTGCCGGCAAACACCGCCAGCACCAGCAGGCCGGCATCCACAGGGGATAAACCAAAGGCGACCTGAAACAGCAGGGGCAGCAGGAACGGCAGGGCGCTGATGGCCAGCCGAAACAGCGACCCGCCGTAGATGCTTACGCGGAAGGTATTGATGGACAGGGTCTGCAGCGGCAGCAGCGGGTCGGTGGAGTGGCGACAATGCGCCACGGCCCACACCGCCAGCACGATGCCGGCAGCGACCAGCCCGAACCCCGGGATGAGCATTTCGCCAGTTTGGTTGCCCAGCCATTCCAACCCGCCGAGCAGTGCCACGCAGGCGCCGGCCAGCAGTACAAAGCCCTTTGCATCGAACTTGCGCACGCTCGCTTCGCGGCCTTCCGGCACCAGCCACAGTGCGGCGATCAACGCCAACAGGCCCAGCGGCAGGTTCACGTAAAAGATCCATGGCCACGAGGCATGAGTCACGATCAACCCACCGGCCAATGGCCCCAGAATCGGCGCCACCAGGCCGGGCCAGGTAATGATTGCGATCATTTTTACCAGGTCTTTCTTATCCGTATTGCGCAGCACCGCCAAGCGCCCCACGGGTACCATCAGCGCGCCACCGATGCCCTGCAAGACCCGGGCGAACACGAACATTTCGATACTTTGGCTCAGCCCGCAGAGCAAGGAGGCGAGGGTGAAGACGATGATTGCACCGGCAAATACCCGGCGCGCACCAAAGCGATCGGCCACCCAGCTGGACAGCGGGATGAAGATCGCTACGGCCAGGATATAGGCGGTGATGCCGATGTTCATGTCGACCGGCGTTACCCCAAACGCTGTGGCCATGGTCGGCAGTGCTGTGGCGATGACCGTGGCGTCGAGGTTTTCCATAAAGAAGGTGACAGCGACCACCAGGGCGATCAGGCGGGTTTGCACGCTGAGACCGGTTTCGGCGGTGGGTAGGGTGGGAGAGGTCACCGGTGCTGCCCCTTGTTCAGTGAAGGTCGTAGGGCTTTGACGATACCCGGTCAGGCTGGAACCTACACTCGTTGAGGCTGATTTTTTTCGCCATACTGAGCGCCGATTAACTTAAATCAGGGAGATGGAATTGGAAGTCACAATGGAAGTTTCGCTCAACGTGTCCTTGGAGGATCGCGAGGCAATCCTCAAACCCTTGGTAGCCTATAACCGCAGCCACACCGGAGAAATGCCCTATGAAAGCGTCGGCATTTTGCTGCGTGACCCCGTCACCCAAGCAGTGGTCGGCGGTCTCTATGGAAAGATTTCCTACCGATGGATGTTCATTGAGCTGCTGAGCGTCCCGGACTCGCTGCGCACCCAAGGCGCAGGCACCCGCTTGATGCAGGCGGCCGAAGACTTGGCTAGGCAAAGGAGTTGCACGGGGATCTGGCTGGATACGTTCAGCTTCCAGGCGCCGGGGTTTTACCGAAAGCTGGGTTTCACTGAGTTCGGCCATATCGCCGATTACCCTCCAGGCCACCAGCGGCATTTTTTCCAGAAACACTTGGGATGACACGTGAGGGCGCCATCGCCAGTGGGGAGCTCACTTGGCGTTGGCGTTCTTGATATCGGGCAAATCCCTTATTGCCTGCCCACATCTTGTTAGCTGTGCCCCTCAAACACCCACAAGATTTATTGGTTTGCAGCAACAATTTTTCTTGTTGGACACCTCCCTGCCCCAAGCAGCAAAGTTGCCGCCACTGACGCTCGACCTTCCGGGTCAACAATAAAAAACCGAGCCGACTGCACGCCACTTCCTGCTGTGAACCCTTTGTTCACATCCTGCCGTAATGGCGCCGCAGCGCGCACTAAAGGACCTCACCGCCATGCAAACTGTTGTGAACTTATGGCCGTTGATCGGCGTACTTGTGATCGTGGTTGGCTTTGTTTTGCGCTTCAATCCGCTGTTGGTGGTTACCGCTGCAGCTATCGCTACCGGGCTGGCTGCCCATTTCCCATTGGAAAAAATCCTCTCCACCATGGGTGATGGCTTCCTTCAGACCCGTGCTCTGCAATTGATTCTGTTGCTGCCCCTGGCGGTCATCGGCTTGCTGGAGCGCCATGGGTTGCGCCTGCATGCGCAGAACTGGATTGCGCGGTTTGAGCGCGCTACGGTCGGGCGCTTGTTGATCATCTATCTGTTTGTGCGTGAGTCCACGGCTGCCATGGGCTTGACCAGTCTGGGCGGGCATCCGCAGATGGTGCGCCCGCTGCTGGCGCCCATGGCCGAGGGCGCGGCGGAAAAGCGCTACGGCAAACTGCCGGACAAGCTGCGCCACAAGGTGCTGGCCATGTGCGCGGCGACGGACAACGTCGGCCTGTTTTTTGGTGAGGATATTTTCGTCGCCTTTGGTGCGATCGCGCTGATGCACACCTTCCTGCTCGGGTCGGGCATTGACGTGGAGCCGTTGCACATTGCGGTGTGGGGTATTCCTACGGCGATCTGTGCCTTCATCATCCATGCCATTCGCTTGCATCGGTTTGACCGCAGGCTGACCCGCGAGATGACGCCTGCCGTCACTGGCGTGGAGGCCGCGCGATGATTATCTCCATTCAATACCTGTACTGGCTGGCCGGGGTTTTGCTGCTGATCACCGCCGGTATGATCCTGTTGGATCGGACTCATCCCAAGCGCTGGTCGAGTGCCTTGTTCTGGCTGTTATTCGCTATCCCCTTCCTGGTGGGCGAGCGCTTGCCTTCAGTAGCCATCGGCGCGGGTGTGGTGGTGATGGCGTTGATCGCAGGCTTGGGCGGCGTTGGCCGTGGTACGCATGCCGAGTTGCATGACAAGGCTTCCCGCGCCAGTGCCGGCCGCCTCGGGCATAAGCTGTTTATCCCTGCGCTGGCTATTCCACTGACAACCGTGATTGGCTCGGTATTGCTCAAGCACACCGAGATCGGCGGTGTACCGCTGCTGGACCCAAAAAATACCACCTTCGTTTCCCTCGGCATCGGCTGCCTGATAGCGCTGGGCCTGGCGTGCTGGTTGACCCGTGATACCCCGGTGCAAGCCTTGCGCGAATCCCGACGCCTGACCGAAGCCCTGGGCTGGGCCATGGTGTTGCCGCAGATGCTGGCGATGTTGGGGCTGCTGTTCAACGAGGCCGGGGTCGGCACGGCGGTCGCCCACGTCACCACCACCTATATCAACCTGGATTTCAAGTTGGTGGCGGTGATGGTCTATGTGCTGGGCATGGCGTTATTCACGGTGATCATGGGCAATGGCTTTGCGGCATTCCCGGTGATGACCGGCGGTGTCGGCGTGCCCGTGCTCGTGGGGATCTACGGCGGCAACCCGGCGGTCATGGCGGCGATCGGCATGTTCTCCGGTTACTGCGGTACGCTCATGACACCGATGGCCGCCAACTTCAACATCGTGCCGGCGGCGTTGCTGGAGTTGCCCGACAAAAACGCAGTCATCAAGGCCCAACTGCCCACTGCGTTGATGATGCTGGTGGTCAATATTGTCCTGCTTTACCTGTTGATGTGAGGCCACGATGCAAACGCTGTTGCTAACGGGCTTCGAGCCCTTTGATCAAGATGCCATAAACCCATCCTGGGAAGCTGTGAGCCGGTTGGATGGCCTGCAACTGGGCGCCGATGTGCAAATTGTTGCGCGTCGATTGCCTTGTGCATTTGCCACGGCGGGAAAGTGCCTGACGCAACTGATCGACGAATGGCAGCCGGCGATGGTCATTGCCGTCGGCCTGGGGCCTGGGCGCAGTACTATTTCCGTGGAGCGCGTGGCAATCAACGTGAATGATGCGCGCATCCCAGACAACCTGGGCGAGCAGCCAATTGATACGCCGGTTGTGGTGGATGGCCCGGCGGCCTATTTCACGACGCTGCCGATCAAGGCGATGGTCAAGGCTGTACGCGACGCGGGGGGCGCTGCGTCTGTTTCGCAGACGGCGGGGACCTTTGTGTGTAACCAGGTGTTTTATCTGCTGCAGCATGCACTCGCCGCAACCACCGTACGCAGTGGGTTTATCCACGTGCCGTTGCTGCCGGAACAGGCAGTTGTTTCGGGTCAGCCGTCGATGCCGCTGGACACGTTGGTCGAGGGGTTGCAGGTGGCTGTACTGACGGCGTGGCAAACAGCCGTCGATGTAACACAAGCCGGTGGGCAGGTCAGTTGACCTGCCTCAGGTCGCAAACAGCCGGGTGAGCCCGAAGGTGATGGCGCAGGCCAGGCCGGTCATGGCAAAGGCTGTTGCCACGTACCATTTGATGAGATTCAGTTCAGTGGTTGCGAGGTCCGCCCTGGAAGCAAAGTGCTTTTCCATGGAGTCTGCCTTGCTCGAAACGGTGATCAGTTTTTCTTTCATCTCCGCCAGCCTCTTTTCCAGTACGCCCAATCGTATTTCCATGCCCGAATCTCCTTGATTGCTTGCGCCGTCTCTGCCTTGAGCCGGGATATTCAGCGTGCTCAAACGCTGGGAAACCGAGATTAGTGCGAGTTGGGCCCAGGGGGAGAGGCAAACCTTTGCAAAATAACACTGAGCGCCTGCCGCTCAGTCCTCGCGCCTCGGGAAAAACAACTCGAAACACGTTACCCCCGCCTCACTGCTCACGCTGTATCGCCCGTTATGCAGTTGCATGATGGTCGCCACAATCGACAAGCCCAGCCCATTGGACTGGGCCGACCGCTCGCGTGATTCATCCACCCGGTAAAACCGTTCGAACAGCCGCGGCAGATGCTCGGCCGCGATGGTTTCGCCCTGGTTGCTCACCCGCAGGTTGATACCGTCGGCCTCCGGGATCGCCTGGATCGTCAGCTGGGAGCGCGGCGCGCCATATTTGATGGCGTTGGCGCACAGGTTCGCCAGCGCCCGACGCAGCAGCATCGGTTCAGCCCAGATCACGCCTTGCCCCTTGGCATAAATGCTGATTTCCACATCACCGGCCAGGCCTTCAAAGTAGTCGGCGATGCGTTCCACTTCTTGCGCCGCACTGAGTTCCTGGCGTTGGCGCAGGGCGCTGGCAGGGTCGGTGCGGGCCAGGAACAGCATGTTGTCGAGCATCCGCGCCAGGCGTTCCAGCTCTTCGACATTGGATGCCAGCAGTTGCTGATAGCTCTCGATGCTGCGGTGCTGTTGCAGGGCAACCTGGGTTTCGCCCAGCAGGTTGTTGATTGGCGTGCGCAGTTCGTGGGCCATAT
The genomic region above belongs to Pseudomonas poae and contains:
- a CDS encoding DHA2 family efflux MFS transporter permease subunit, producing MTSPTLPTAETGLSVQTRLIALVVAVTFFMENLDATVIATALPTMATAFGVTPVDMNIGITAYILAVAIFIPLSSWVADRFGARRVFAGAIIVFTLASLLCGLSQSIEMFVFARVLQGIGGALMVPVGRLAVLRNTDKKDLVKMIAIITWPGLVAPILGPLAGGLIVTHASWPWIFYVNLPLGLLALIAALWLVPEGREASVRKFDAKGFVLLAGACVALLGGLEWLGNQTGEMLIPGFGLVAAGIVLAVWAVAHCRHSTDPLLPLQTLSINTFRVSIYGGSLFRLAISALPFLLPLLFQVAFGLSPVDAGLLVLAVFAGNLAMKPFTTAIMQRYGFRQVLLVNGVIGVVSIAACAFFTAQTPFALIAAVLFVGGLSRSMQFTCYNSIGFADVPKARMSEASALFSMAFQLAMGMGVTVAALLLRASMTVQGHELQAQVGDFRVAFIGVALLGLLALVDVYRLPAQAGESVLMRR
- a CDS encoding DUF969 domain-containing protein translates to MQTVVNLWPLIGVLVIVVGFVLRFNPLLVVTAAAIATGLAAHFPLEKILSTMGDGFLQTRALQLILLLPLAVIGLLERHGLRLHAQNWIARFERATVGRLLIIYLFVRESTAAMGLTSLGGHPQMVRPLLAPMAEGAAEKRYGKLPDKLRHKVLAMCAATDNVGLFFGEDIFVAFGAIALMHTFLLGSGIDVEPLHIAVWGIPTAICAFIIHAIRLHRFDRRLTREMTPAVTGVEAAR
- a CDS encoding GNAT family N-acetyltransferase, giving the protein MEVTMEVSLNVSLEDREAILKPLVAYNRSHTGEMPYESVGILLRDPVTQAVVGGLYGKISYRWMFIELLSVPDSLRTQGAGTRLMQAAEDLARQRSCTGIWLDTFSFQAPGFYRKLGFTEFGHIADYPPGHQRHFFQKHLG
- the pcp gene encoding pyroglutamyl-peptidase I, giving the protein MQTLLLTGFEPFDQDAINPSWEAVSRLDGLQLGADVQIVARRLPCAFATAGKCLTQLIDEWQPAMVIAVGLGPGRSTISVERVAINVNDARIPDNLGEQPIDTPVVVDGPAAYFTTLPIKAMVKAVRDAGGAASVSQTAGTFVCNQVFYLLQHALAATTVRSGFIHVPLLPEQAVVSGQPSMPLDTLVEGLQVAVLTAWQTAVDVTQAGGQVS
- a CDS encoding DUF979 domain-containing protein, translating into MIISIQYLYWLAGVLLLITAGMILLDRTHPKRWSSALFWLLFAIPFLVGERLPSVAIGAGVVVMALIAGLGGVGRGTHAELHDKASRASAGRLGHKLFIPALAIPLTTVIGSVLLKHTEIGGVPLLDPKNTTFVSLGIGCLIALGLACWLTRDTPVQALRESRRLTEALGWAMVLPQMLAMLGLLFNEAGVGTAVAHVTTTYINLDFKLVAVMVYVLGMALFTVIMGNGFAAFPVMTGGVGVPVLVGIYGGNPAVMAAIGMFSGYCGTLMTPMAANFNIVPAALLELPDKNAVIKAQLPTALMMLVVNIVLLYLLM